In Caldicellulosiruptor morganii, the following proteins share a genomic window:
- the purF gene encoding amidophosphoribosyltransferase — translation MCFKELEEAFKDHCGIFGIYSTDKKCDSAKITYFGLYALQHRGQESSGIAVNDSGSIIYHKDNGLVNEVFNEVVLNHLKGQSAIGHVRYSTTGKSDRENAQPLVVKYRKEHMALAHNGNLVNAHAIREKLEQEGAIFQTTIDSEVIANLISRNRIKSQNIEEAILKTMDEIKGAYSLLILTPNKLIAVRDPYGLRPLVMGRINNSICFASETCALDTVGAEYIRDVEPGEIVTVTADGIKSIKYKQTFKHLCVFEFIYFARADSYLDGISVYEIRKKLGKQLCRESYVDCDIVIGVPDSGTTAAIGFAEEAKIPFSEGFIKNRYIGRTFIKPQQSQREIAVRLKLNPLKSNVAGKRVVLIDDSIVRGTTSRKIIKMLKDAGAREVHLRISSPPVLFPCYYGIDTPDRNELIAANYTPQEIARILGADSLEYLSLDGLNNVFDNKLQNFCTACFSGKYITEIPENFNKYIFEEGV, via the coding sequence ATGTGCTTTAAAGAGTTAGAGGAAGCCTTCAAAGACCACTGTGGCATATTTGGTATATACAGCACTGACAAAAAATGTGACAGTGCCAAAATTACCTATTTTGGACTTTATGCCCTCCAGCATAGAGGACAGGAAAGTAGCGGTATTGCTGTAAATGATTCTGGAAGCATCATTTACCATAAAGATAACGGACTTGTCAATGAGGTTTTTAATGAGGTGGTTTTAAATCACCTCAAAGGCCAGTCTGCAATTGGGCATGTCAGGTATTCAACAACCGGAAAAAGTGATAGAGAAAATGCTCAACCACTTGTTGTAAAATACAGGAAAGAGCATATGGCACTTGCTCACAATGGGAATTTAGTAAATGCTCATGCTATCAGAGAAAAACTTGAGCAGGAAGGTGCTATATTTCAAACTACTATTGATTCTGAAGTAATTGCAAACTTGATTTCACGAAACAGAATAAAATCACAAAATATAGAAGAAGCTATACTCAAAACAATGGATGAGATAAAAGGGGCATATTCACTTTTGATCCTCACACCAAATAAACTGATTGCGGTAAGAGATCCGTATGGACTTCGTCCTCTTGTGATGGGAAGAATAAACAACAGTATTTGTTTTGCTTCAGAGACATGTGCTCTGGATACTGTGGGGGCTGAGTATATAAGAGATGTCGAGCCTGGTGAGATAGTTACTGTAACTGCTGATGGAATTAAGAGTATTAAATACAAACAAACTTTTAAACATTTGTGCGTATTTGAGTTTATCTACTTTGCAAGAGCTGATTCATACCTTGATGGTATCAGTGTTTACGAAATCAGAAAAAAACTTGGAAAACAGCTTTGCAGAGAATCTTATGTTGACTGTGATATTGTAATTGGAGTTCCAGACTCAGGGACAACCGCTGCTATTGGGTTTGCAGAAGAGGCTAAAATACCATTCTCAGAGGGGTTTATAAAGAACAGGTATATCGGTAGAACATTTATAAAACCCCAGCAAAGCCAGAGAGAAATAGCTGTCAGGCTAAAACTAAATCCGTTAAAAAGCAATGTAGCCGGGAAGAGGGTTGTGCTCATTGATGACTCAATTGTCAGGGGTACAACATCAAGGAAGATTATAAAGATGCTAAAAGATGCAGGTGCACGTGAGGTGCACTTAAGAATAAGCTCACCACCTGTTCTATTTCCTTGTTATTATGGAATTGATACCCCAGACAGAAATGAATTAATTGCAGCAAACTACACTCCTCAAGAGATTGCCAGGATTCTGGGTGCTGATTCGCTGGAATATCTGAGTTTGGATGGTCTAAATAACGTATTTGACAATAAACTACAAAACTTTTGTACAGCTTGTTTCAGTGGTAAGTATATCACTGAAATACCAGAGAATTTTAATAAATACATTTTTGAAGAGGGTGTTTGA
- the purM gene encoding phosphoribosylformylglycinamidine cyclo-ligase: MTTYRDAGVNIEEGYKAVNLIKNIAKETFDSNVITDIGSFGSMYLLNMDSSEYILVSGTDGVGTKLKIAFYMDKHDTVGIDCVAMCVNDILCHGAKPLFFLDYLACGKLRSEKVATIVKGVAEGCKIAGCSLVGGETAEMPGFYEDDEYDLAGFAVGIVKKDLAICGQDVVQGDILIGLASSGVHSNGYSLVRKVFGIDENPKILTRVYEELGLSLGEELLKPTRIYVKPVLNVLEKVKVKGIAHITGGGFFENIPRAFPEGFVAVVEKGSWDVLPVFKLIQEYGKVEENEMFSTFNMGIGMVLIVSKDNVETAMEILSKEGINSYVIGTIEKGEGGVVIK; the protein is encoded by the coding sequence ATGACCACCTACAGGGATGCGGGTGTTAATATTGAAGAGGGTTATAAAGCAGTAAACCTTATTAAGAACATAGCGAAAGAGACTTTTGATTCAAATGTCATAACTGATATTGGCTCATTTGGAAGTATGTATTTATTGAATATGGACAGCTCAGAGTATATTCTGGTTTCGGGGACAGATGGTGTAGGGACAAAGCTAAAGATTGCTTTTTACATGGACAAGCATGATACAGTTGGAATTGACTGTGTGGCAATGTGTGTAAATGACATCTTGTGTCACGGAGCAAAACCTCTTTTCTTTTTGGACTACCTTGCCTGTGGTAAACTGAGAAGTGAAAAGGTGGCAACTATAGTAAAAGGGGTTGCAGAGGGCTGCAAAATTGCAGGCTGTTCGCTTGTTGGTGGAGAGACGGCTGAAATGCCAGGTTTTTATGAGGATGATGAGTATGATTTAGCGGGGTTTGCGGTAGGTATTGTAAAAAAAGACCTGGCAATCTGTGGTCAGGATGTTGTTCAAGGAGATATTTTAATTGGACTTGCTTCAAGTGGTGTTCACAGCAACGGCTATTCACTTGTGAGAAAGGTCTTTGGAATAGATGAAAATCCCAAAATTCTTACCAGGGTTTATGAAGAGCTGGGTTTGAGCCTTGGTGAAGAGCTTTTGAAGCCGACCAGAATCTATGTAAAGCCAGTTTTAAATGTGTTAGAGAAAGTAAAGGTAAAGGGGATTGCTCATATAACAGGTGGGGGATTTTTCGAAAACATTCCAAGAGCTTTTCCAGAAGGGTTTGTGGCAGTGGTTGAAAAAGGTTCGTGGGATGTTTTGCCAGTATTTAAACTAATTCAGGAGTATGGTAAGGTGGAAGAAAATGAGATGTTCTCCACATTTAATATGGGTATTGGAATGGTTTTGATAGTTTCTAAGGATAATGTTGAAACTGCTATGGAGATTTTAAGTAAAGAAGGTATAAATTCATATGTAATAGGTACAATTGAAAAAGGTGAAGGCGGAGTTGTTATAAAATGA
- the purN gene encoding phosphoribosylglycinamide formyltransferase, which translates to MKKLAVFVSGSGSNLWAIIDAIKNGEICATISCVISNKKDAYALERAKQNQIEGYYISKKDFPNEIEYEKYLIRFLKDREIDFIILAGFLYIFSEYFVEEFKNRIVNIHPSLLPAFGGKGMYGLNVHRSVIEYGMKVTGATVHFVDSTTDGGPIILQKAIYVREDDTPESLQKRVLEEVEWKIYPLAIKLLCEDKIEVIGRKVIIKDKEILKKVGIEA; encoded by the coding sequence ATGAAGAAATTAGCTGTATTTGTTTCGGGGTCGGGTTCTAACCTTTGGGCTATTATTGATGCTATTAAAAACGGTGAGATTTGTGCAACAATATCCTGTGTGATCTCAAATAAAAAGGACGCTTATGCACTTGAGAGAGCAAAACAAAACCAAATAGAAGGGTATTATATCTCCAAAAAGGATTTTCCAAATGAAATTGAATATGAGAAGTATCTTATAAGATTCTTAAAGGACAGGGAAATTGATTTTATCATATTGGCTGGATTTTTGTATATTTTCTCAGAGTATTTTGTAGAGGAATTCAAAAATCGTATTGTAAATATTCATCCATCACTGCTTCCTGCCTTTGGCGGCAAAGGAATGTATGGACTCAATGTCCACAGAAGTGTGATAGAATATGGCATGAAAGTGACAGGTGCCACGGTTCACTTTGTTGATTCTACTACAGACGGTGGACCCATAATATTGCAAAAAGCAATATATGTGAGAGAGGATGACACACCTGAAAGTTTACAAAAGAGAGTTTTAGAAGAGGTGGAGTGGAAGATATACCCTCTTGCGATTAAGCTTCTCTGTGAGGATAAAATAGAAGTCATTGGAAGAAAGGTTATTATTAAAGACAAAGAAATCTTGAAAAAGGTGGGAATTGAGGCATGA
- the purH gene encoding bifunctional phosphoribosylaminoimidazolecarboxamide formyltransferase/IMP cyclohydrolase produces the protein MTRRAIISVYNKDGIVEFARALKDFGYEIISTGGTMKYLRENGIEVINISDITNFPEILDGRVKTLHPNIHAGILAIKDNQEHVMTLNELNISPIDMVVVNLYPFKETIFKENVTFDDVIENIDIGGPTMLRAAAKNFRYTTVVIDPADYGLVIEEMKEKGDVSFDTRFYLATKVFEYTAYYDSMIFNYFKYLRNDKSFSNHFTFPLEKIQELRYGENPHQQASFYRIVLPFIEKSNITNAQQLHGKELSFNNILDSDSAIELLKEFDEPTCVAIKHNNPCAVASSDNIFEAFKKVNSSDPVSIFGGIVAFNRKVDRQTAEELKKIFLEVVIAPDFDEDALALLSSKKDFRILKLPTLSKNDVYYDIKSVNGGVLVQERDRKLLNEDYQVVTERKPEKKELEDLIFAWKVVKHVKSNAIVIAKDKMTLGIGMGQTNRIWAVEHAIARSRFDLNGSVLASDAFFPFSDSVEAAGKAGITAIIQPGGSIRDKDSIDAANKYNIAMIFTGIRHFRH, from the coding sequence ATGACCAGAAGAGCTATTATAAGTGTATACAACAAAGATGGTATTGTAGAGTTTGCAAGAGCACTAAAAGATTTTGGCTATGAAATTATCTCAACCGGTGGAACAATGAAGTATCTGAGAGAAAATGGTATTGAGGTAATAAATATAAGTGATATTACAAATTTCCCGGAGATTTTGGATGGAAGAGTTAAGACACTTCACCCAAACATTCATGCAGGAATTCTTGCAATAAAGGACAACCAGGAACATGTAATGACATTAAATGAGCTGAACATATCACCAATTGACATGGTGGTAGTCAATCTCTATCCCTTTAAGGAAACCATTTTTAAAGAAAATGTAACATTTGATGATGTAATTGAAAATATTGACATTGGTGGGCCTACAATGCTTCGCGCTGCAGCTAAAAATTTTAGATATACAACTGTAGTAATAGATCCTGCAGACTATGGGCTTGTAATAGAAGAGATGAAAGAAAAAGGTGATGTTTCTTTTGATACAAGGTTCTATCTTGCAACAAAGGTGTTTGAATATACTGCATATTATGACTCTATGATTTTTAACTATTTCAAATATCTAAGGAATGATAAATCTTTCTCGAATCATTTCACATTTCCACTTGAAAAGATTCAGGAACTCAGGTACGGAGAAAATCCTCATCAGCAAGCAAGCTTTTACAGAATAGTATTGCCATTTATAGAAAAATCTAATATTACAAATGCCCAGCAACTTCATGGTAAGGAACTTTCATTCAACAACATTCTTGATAGTGATAGTGCTATAGAGCTTTTGAAGGAGTTTGATGAGCCAACGTGTGTTGCAATAAAGCATAATAATCCGTGTGCTGTTGCATCAAGTGATAATATCTTTGAGGCGTTCAAGAAAGTAAATAGCAGTGACCCGGTTTCTATATTCGGAGGAATTGTAGCATTTAACAGAAAGGTAGATAGACAAACAGCCGAGGAACTGAAAAAGATTTTCCTTGAGGTGGTTATCGCTCCTGACTTTGATGAAGATGCCCTGGCTTTGCTTTCTTCAAAAAAAGACTTTCGAATACTGAAACTTCCGACTTTAAGCAAAAACGATGTATACTATGATATCAAGTCGGTAAACGGTGGAGTGCTTGTTCAGGAGAGAGACAGGAAATTGCTAAATGAAGATTACCAGGTTGTAACAGAAAGAAAACCTGAAAAAAAGGAATTGGAAGACTTAATATTCGCATGGAAGGTTGTCAAACATGTAAAGTCAAATGCAATAGTTATTGCAAAGGACAAGATGACATTGGGGATAGGTATGGGACAGACGAATAGAATCTGGGCTGTTGAACATGCAATCGCACGTTCACGATTTGATCTGAATGGCTCAGTGCTTGCCTCAGACGCTTTCTTTCCATTTTCTGATAGCGTAGAAGCAGCAGGTAAAGCGGGAATTACAGCTATTATTCAGCCGGGTGGGTCTATCAGAGACAAAGACTCAATTGATGCTGCAAACAAGTATAATATTGCTATGATATTTACAGGTATAAGACACTTTAGGCACTAA
- the purD gene encoding phosphoribosylamine--glycine ligase produces MKILIVGNGGREHAIAWKIYNEGYRDLFCAPGNAGICEIANCVDIKVNEFGKLKDFCIEKEIDFVIVGPDNPLADGIVDYLESFGIKTFGPTKDAAMIESSKVFAKDLMKKYGIKTAGYNVFYSYEDAIDFVNKNPKYPIVIKADGLALGKGVTIAQDRLEALNALNLMMKEKVFGEAGEKVVIEDYLKGEEVSIFVISDGKDIVPLTVARDHKKAFDGDKGPNTGGMGAFSPSRLVDKRLFEDILENIMLKAIYGMRKEGRPFKGVLYGGLILTEEGPMVLEFNSRFGDPEAQAILPLMKSELLEIMVKATEGNLKGVEAKFSDQFSICVVLASKGYPEKYETGFVIQGLDRLESDTIVFHANTKLDDSGRIKTAGGRVLNIVRVDSTLKDAKMKVYKEINKVHFENMFYRTDIGDKEIF; encoded by the coding sequence ATGAAGATATTGATCGTAGGAAATGGTGGGCGTGAACATGCTATTGCCTGGAAGATTTACAACGAAGGTTACAGAGATCTGTTCTGTGCGCCTGGAAATGCAGGGATTTGCGAAATTGCAAACTGTGTTGATATAAAGGTAAATGAATTTGGCAAGCTGAAAGACTTTTGTATAGAAAAGGAGATAGACTTTGTGATTGTCGGTCCGGACAATCCGCTTGCAGACGGAATTGTTGATTATCTTGAATCATTTGGCATAAAGACATTTGGTCCGACCAAAGATGCCGCAATGATAGAAAGCAGCAAGGTATTTGCGAAGGATCTTATGAAAAAGTATGGTATAAAAACAGCAGGATACAATGTATTTTACAGCTATGAAGATGCGATTGATTTTGTAAATAAAAACCCAAAATACCCCATTGTCATCAAGGCAGATGGGCTTGCTCTGGGTAAGGGTGTGACAATTGCTCAAGACAGGCTTGAGGCATTAAATGCTCTCAATCTCATGATGAAAGAAAAGGTGTTTGGGGAAGCTGGAGAGAAGGTTGTCATTGAAGACTATTTGAAAGGTGAAGAGGTATCCATTTTTGTCATTTCCGATGGCAAAGACATTGTACCATTAACAGTTGCACGGGACCATAAAAAAGCGTTTGATGGAGATAAAGGGCCAAATACAGGTGGAATGGGAGCTTTTTCGCCATCAAGGCTTGTTGATAAAAGACTTTTTGAGGACATACTTGAAAATATAATGCTAAAAGCAATATACGGAATGAGAAAGGAAGGAAGACCGTTTAAGGGTGTGCTATACGGCGGATTAATTTTAACAGAAGAAGGACCTATGGTTTTGGAGTTTAACTCAAGATTTGGCGACCCTGAAGCACAGGCCATTTTACCACTTATGAAAAGTGAGCTTTTGGAGATTATGGTAAAAGCCACAGAAGGTAATTTAAAAGGTGTTGAGGCAAAATTTTCGGACCAGTTTTCAATTTGTGTTGTGCTTGCCTCAAAAGGCTATCCTGAAAAATATGAAACTGGCTTTGTAATTCAGGGTTTGGATAGACTTGAAAGTGATACAATTGTATTTCATGCCAATACGAAGTTGGATGACAGTGGCAGAATAAAAACAGCCGGCGGCAGAGTGCTGAACATTGTAAGAGTTGATAGCACACTCAAAGATGCAAAGATGAAAGTATATAAAGAAATTAATAAGGTTCACTTTGAGAATATGTTTTACAGAACTGATATAGGTGACAAAGAAATCTTTTAG
- the rd gene encoding rubredoxin: MDIWVCSICGYEYDPQKGDPENGIQPGTRFEDLPDDWVCPVCGVGKDMFEKK; the protein is encoded by the coding sequence TTGGATATCTGGGTATGTTCAATATGTGGGTATGAGTATGATCCACAAAAAGGAGATCCTGAAAACGGCATTCAACCAGGGACCAGGTTTGAGGACTTACCAGATGATTGGGTTTGTCCTGTTTGTGGTGTTGGTAAGGATATGTTTGAGAAAAAATAA